Proteins encoded together in one Streptobacillus ratti window:
- a CDS encoding MFS transporter: protein MIKKLTKQEKFMYLNSLFPRNALLDFIFVTFYITKLSITIDKYLYLDTLLFVLITAFEMPSGYISDLFGRKRILILGKLILVFSMIGLLFSTNFLHGVLVIIFYSIGAALASGNTEAILFEYYSDTDQLNKYKVILTNVSSISLTLGIVLSFLSGIIFKFNIQYIIYLDIIIYTINILATIYFLEESKIKVRKNEKEDKKEDNKVKEFVDIKVIISFVITSFIFVFFRSTYNFYQPIYTDFGIDVKYFGMFTVLFSIIGVITNQILKKYFIKKIKYNNLSIMKIYISILFTSFLIMYSKSSFILFMIFICIQQVIRYIEGNIVTIYVNKKIPENTKYRTTYLSIQHFITTGLISMTLIFSSYILKFLSMYTTFFILSLIFTLLVAILILVLKRMELKIN, encoded by the coding sequence TTGATTAAAAAACTTACTAAACAAGAAAAATTTATGTATTTAAACTCTTTATTTCCTAGAAATGCTTTGCTTGATTTTATTTTCGTAACATTTTATATAACTAAACTATCAATTACTATAGATAAGTATCTATATTTAGATACATTATTATTTGTATTAATAACAGCTTTTGAAATGCCAAGTGGATATATTTCAGATTTATTTGGTAGAAAAAGAATATTAATTTTAGGTAAGCTTATACTTGTATTTTCAATGATAGGTCTATTATTTTCAACTAATTTTTTACATGGAGTTTTAGTTATTATTTTTTATTCAATAGGAGCGGCATTAGCCTCTGGGAATACAGAAGCAATTTTATTTGAATATTATTCTGACACAGATCAATTGAATAAATACAAAGTTATTCTAACAAATGTTAGTAGTATTAGTTTGACATTAGGGATAGTATTATCATTTCTAAGTGGAATTATTTTTAAATTTAATATACAATACATAATTTATTTAGATATTATTATATACACAATCAACATATTAGCTACAATATATTTTTTAGAAGAAAGTAAAATAAAAGTTAGAAAAAATGAGAAAGAAGATAAAAAAGAGGATAATAAGGTTAAAGAATTTGTTGATATAAAGGTAATCATTAGTTTTGTAATAACATCATTTATTTTTGTTTTTTTCAGAAGTACATATAACTTTTATCAACCTATTTATACAGACTTTGGTATTGATGTAAAATATTTTGGTATGTTTACAGTATTATTTAGTATTATAGGGGTAATAACAAACCAAATTTTAAAAAAATACTTCATAAAAAAAATTAAATATAATAATTTATCAATAATGAAGATATATATTTCAATATTATTTACTAGTTTTTTAATAATGTATTCAAAATCTAGCTTTATTTTATTCATGATATTTATTTGTATACAACAAGTTATACGATATATTGAGGGTAATATAGTTACAATATATGTAAATAAGAAAATACCTGAAAATACTAAATATAGGACGACATATTTATCTATACAACACTTTATTACTACAGGTTTAATTTCTATGACATTAATTTTTTCAAGTTACATATTAAAATTTTTAAGTATGTATACAACTTTTTTTATACTTTCATTAATTTTTACATTATTAGTAGCCATATTAATACTAGTATTAAAAAGAATGGAATTAAAAATAAATTGA
- a CDS encoding EamA family transporter encodes MKKLGIIMAFIAAFLWGVSGSLAEYIFSNSNFNVNTYTFLRMFLTGIILVGYGVYTKGTKGLNKILFSKKYLKKIIVYGIFGIALLQYSFAQTINNSNAAFATLMQYITPTIVLVYLSYVTKTLPSIKKSILVSVALYGMFLMITSGSLNNLNVSPISLIYGLIAAFTFAFYILYISKFKKIDNTIVIGCGMIIGSLIFIPFIDYSNFRELLKLDIFITFLSNVVLGNAIPFYLFLESTKYIHPATTSLLGAVEPIVAIIIGIIFLGTHLTLIQLIGAILLIGSITIISIFED; translated from the coding sequence ATGAAAAAATTAGGAATTATTATGGCATTTATTGCTGCTTTTTTATGGGGAGTGTCAGGAAGTTTAGCTGAATATATATTTAGTAATTCAAATTTCAATGTAAATACATATACATTTTTAAGAATGTTTTTAACAGGTATTATTTTAGTTGGATATGGTGTCTATACGAAAGGGACTAAAGGATTAAATAAAATTCTTTTTTCAAAAAAATATTTAAAAAAAATAATTGTTTATGGTATTTTTGGAATTGCATTATTACAGTATTCTTTTGCTCAGACTATCAACAATTCAAATGCAGCATTTGCAACACTTATGCAATATATTACTCCAACTATAGTACTAGTTTATTTAAGTTATGTAACTAAAACTTTACCTAGTATTAAGAAAAGTATACTCGTTAGCGTTGCACTATACGGAATGTTTTTAATGATAACTAGTGGTAGTCTTAATAATTTAAATGTTAGTCCAATTTCACTTATTTACGGTTTAATTGCAGCATTTACTTTTGCATTCTATATCCTATATATCAGTAAGTTTAAAAAGATTGATAATACTATAGTTATAGGGTGTGGAATGATAATAGGTTCATTAATATTTATCCCTTTTATAGACTACAGTAATTTTAGAGAACTTTTAAAATTAGATATATTTATTACTTTTTTATCTAATGTTGTTTTAGGTAATGCTATACCATTTTATCTTTTCTTAGAAAGTACTAAATATATTCATCCTGCAACTACATCTTTACTAGGAGCAGTAGAGCCTATAGTTGCAATAATTATAGGGATAATATTTTTAGGAACACATTTAACTTTAATACAATTAATAGGTGCTATTTTATTAATAGGGTCTATAACTATTATTTCAATATTTGAAGATTAA
- the sufC gene encoding Fe-S cluster assembly ATPase SufC yields MELLKVENLHAGIEDKKIIKGLDLVINKGEVHVIMGPNGAGKSTLASILIGHPKYEVSQGKIVLEGEEIQESLVDERARKGIFLSFQYPEEIPGLTVEDFLRSAKEAVSGEKQYILRFNRLLKEKMAQLKMDESYANRYLNVGFSGGEKKKNEILQMAILEPKLAILDETDSGLDRDATKIVFEGVKTLKSTDKSMLIITHYNKVLEYLEPDFVHILMDGRIVKTGGKELVEFIETHGYEKLRKEFLGDN; encoded by the coding sequence GTGGAATTATTAAAAGTAGAAAATTTACATGCTGGAATAGAAGATAAAAAGATAATAAAAGGATTAGATTTAGTAATTAATAAGGGAGAAGTACATGTTATAATGGGTCCAAATGGTGCAGGAAAATCGACTCTTGCCTCTATATTAATAGGACATCCTAAATATGAAGTTAGTCAAGGGAAAATAGTGTTAGAGGGAGAGGAAATACAAGAATCTCTCGTTGATGAAAGAGCAAGAAAAGGAATATTTTTATCATTTCAATATCCTGAGGAAATACCAGGGCTTACAGTTGAGGATTTTTTAAGGTCTGCTAAAGAAGCTGTAAGTGGAGAAAAACAATATATTTTAAGATTTAACAGGTTATTAAAAGAAAAAATGGCACAATTAAAAATGGATGAAAGTTATGCAAATAGATATTTAAATGTAGGATTTTCAGGAGGAGAAAAGAAAAAAAATGAAATACTACAAATGGCAATATTAGAACCAAAGCTTGCTATACTTGATGAAACTGATTCAGGACTTGATAGAGATGCTACAAAAATTGTATTTGAAGGTGTAAAAACATTGAAATCTACTGATAAATCTATGTTAATAATTACACACTATAACAAGGTATTAGAATATTTAGAACCTGATTTTGTCCATATATTAATGGACGGTAGAATAGTTAAAACTGGTGGAAAAGAATTAGTTGAATTTATAGAAACTCATGGTTATGAAAAATTAAGAAAAGAGTTTTTAGGTGATAATTAA
- a CDS encoding ABC transporter permease, with protein sequence MYNIFLGEIKRYFLEIKTYYPDYIVSLVISLILYLILFGFETENTKYIGYIYWVLASSVLSEASISISSEKQAGTIKNLIIKPYSILTIMTFRTISWLIINFSKIVLILLILKYVFQLNLMFNILLIPILIITLISIYGFSLILMTLTIVYTKTASFESVISYILLFLSGSVYSVEKMPLIIQYITNYFPLTLGIKISNHILSGELVNLNEILILIIDSIIYLLLGYILFKKIIKNNEKYNQRY encoded by the coding sequence ATGTATAATATTTTTTTAGGAGAAATTAAAAGGTATTTTTTAGAAATAAAGACCTATTACCCAGATTATATAGTAAGTTTGGTTATAAGTTTAATACTATACTTAATATTATTTGGATTTGAAACAGAAAATACTAAATATATAGGTTATATATACTGGGTGTTAGCAAGTTCTGTATTATCAGAAGCTTCGATATCTATCTCATCAGAAAAACAAGCAGGAACTATAAAAAATTTAATTATTAAACCTTACTCTATATTAACTATTATGACATTTAGAACTATATCATGGTTAATAATAAATTTTAGTAAAATAGTATTGATATTACTAATATTAAAATATGTATTTCAGTTAAATTTAATGTTTAACATATTATTAATACCTATTTTAATAATTACATTGATTTCTATTTATGGATTTTCTTTGATTTTAATGACACTTACTATTGTATATACTAAAACTGCATCATTTGAATCTGTAATTAGTTATATATTGCTGTTTTTATCTGGTTCAGTATATTCAGTAGAAAAAATGCCTTTAATAATTCAATATATTACAAATTATTTTCCTTTAACATTAGGAATAAAAATTAGTAATCATATTTTAAGTGGTGAATTGGTTAATTTAAATGAAATATTAATCTTAATAATAGATAGTATAATATACCTACTTTTAGGATATATATTATTTAAGAAAATAATTAAAAATAATGAAAAATATAATCAAAGATATTAA
- a CDS encoding ABC transporter ATP-binding protein has translation MSSIIKIEHLFKNYGNKAVLKDINLEINQGEILSILGKNGVGKTTLLSIILKMIEASSGNIKFRNVDIRDINNKKYYSDINIVLENSQNIYYYMTGLENILYFGSLYGYSKEKILNNVNNWIDLFDLRDDINEKLSIYSRGMIQKLSIIIALINKPKLLLLDEPTLGLDVYSKRKMMDMIKILSEKENITIILTTHQMDIVEYLDSKLILLDKGEVVYVGRIDDLKTKYTTKQYIVKYSIDDITYEEKILKENFEEIYMYLKSKKVDEIYEIKKYEKSLEELILEME, from the coding sequence ATGAGTAGCATAATAAAAATAGAACATCTATTTAAAAATTATGGAAATAAAGCAGTATTAAAGGATATAAATTTAGAAATAAATCAAGGAGAAATTTTATCTATACTAGGTAAAAATGGAGTTGGTAAGACAACTTTATTAAGCATAATTTTAAAAATGATAGAAGCTAGTAGTGGGAATATTAAATTTAGAAATGTGGATATAAGGGATATAAATAACAAAAAATATTATTCAGACATTAATATAGTTTTAGAAAATAGTCAAAATATTTATTACTATATGACAGGCCTTGAAAATATACTGTACTTTGGTTCTCTATATGGATATAGTAAAGAAAAGATTTTAAATAATGTAAATAATTGGATAGATTTATTTGATTTAAGAGATGATATAAATGAAAAACTATCAATTTATTCAAGAGGAATGATACAAAAATTAAGTATAATAATTGCCTTAATAAACAAGCCTAAATTGTTACTTTTAGATGAACCAACGCTAGGATTAGATGTTTATTCTAAAAGAAAAATGATGGATATGATAAAAATATTATCTGAAAAAGAAAATATAACTATAATATTAACAACTCATCAAATGGATATTGTTGAATATTTAGATAGTAAATTAATATTGTTAGATAAGGGTGAGGTTGTTTATGTAGGAAGAATAGATGATTTAAAAACAAAATATACTACTAAACAATATATAGTAAAATATAGTATAGATGATATAACATATGAAGAAAAAATTTTAAAAGAAAATTTTGAAGAAATATATATGTATTTAAAATCAAAAAAAGTTGATGAAATATATGAAATTAAAAAGTATGAAAAAAGTTTAGAAGAATTAATTTTAGAAATGGAGTAA
- a CDS encoding SufD family Fe-S cluster assembly protein — protein MKEKKYSARLQETIDLLKSAVAEESKKASKKEVDMSFNKPVWNRMKYTVQGVEKIENFNGLKIQNLDNINIEVSENVFTKLRISNYFKYESENYANLKKRILIKGEIKEKIYITMELSKENPHLVDVFNIELEENAKAKIYIIYKGIDNESTYHNGYINVKANKGSNLELITIQTLNVNSENFLGVDIDVKEDADVKHYSVEFGGMANVTSVSSNLLENRAKSLLLPVYLSDMERKTDYEYTLNFHGRECVADIDARGVTKDRAIKVFRGNLVFERFSSKSAGSESEFSILLDKTVNAHSIPTLFCDEDDVIGAHSASIGKIDQDKLFYLMSRGFDSKSAKKLVVESSFGPVFNAIEDEDMVGELKEILERRL, from the coding sequence ATGAAAGAGAAAAAATATTCAGCAAGATTACAAGAAACTATAGACCTGTTAAAATCAGCAGTTGCAGAAGAGTCTAAGAAAGCAAGTAAAAAAGAAGTTGACATGTCATTTAATAAACCTGTATGGAATAGAATGAAATATACTGTACAAGGTGTAGAAAAAATTGAAAATTTTAATGGATTAAAAATTCAAAATTTAGATAATATAAATATAGAAGTAAGTGAAAATGTATTTACAAAATTAAGAATTTCAAACTATTTTAAGTATGAATCTGAAAATTATGCAAATTTAAAAAAGAGAATATTAATCAAAGGTGAAATTAAAGAAAAAATATATATAACTATGGAATTAAGCAAGGAAAATCCACATTTAGTTGATGTATTTAACATAGAACTTGAGGAAAATGCTAAAGCTAAAATATATATTATTTATAAAGGGATAGATAATGAAAGTACTTATCATAATGGGTATATTAATGTTAAAGCAAATAAAGGTTCTAACTTAGAATTAATAACTATACAAACATTAAATGTTAATTCTGAAAATTTTTTAGGAGTAGATATAGATGTTAAAGAAGATGCAGATGTTAAACACTATAGTGTAGAATTTGGTGGTATGGCAAATGTAACTTCAGTATCATCGAATTTATTAGAAAACAGGGCAAAATCACTTCTTTTACCAGTATATTTATCTGATATGGAAAGAAAAACAGATTATGAATATACATTAAATTTTCATGGGAGAGAATGTGTTGCAGATATAGATGCAAGAGGAGTAACTAAAGATAGGGCAATAAAAGTGTTTAGAGGTAATTTAGTATTTGAAAGATTTTCTTCAAAATCTGCTGGTTCAGAATCTGAGTTTTCTATACTTTTAGATAAAACAGTCAACGCTCATTCTATACCAACTTTATTCTGTGATGAAGATGATGTAATAGGGGCACATTCTGCAAGTATAGGTAAAATAGATCAAGATAAACTATTTTACTTAATGAGCAGAGGATTTGATTCTAAAAGTGCTAAAAAACTTGTGGTAGAATCATCGTTTGGGCCTGTATTTAATGCTATAGAAGATGAGGACATGGTAGGAGAATTGAAAGAAATCTTGGAAAGAAGATTATAA
- the mnmG gene encoding tRNA uridine-5-carboxymethylaminomethyl(34) synthesis enzyme MnmG produces MQNYDIIVVGAGHAGVEASLSAARLGKKVALFTIYLDNIAMMSCNPAIGGPGKSHIVSEIGMLGGQMAIHIDKYNLQLKNLNHTKGLAAKITRAQADKYWYRIKMREIIEKENNLDVIQNMVEDLILDDNKKIIGVIDALGLKYSAKAVILCTGTFLNGEYIIGDVKYSAGRQGEKASNSLPDNLVKYGIEMDRYQTATPPRIDKKSMNLDILEKLHGETNPRYFSYMTNKTDEKPLETWLTFTTEETIKVGQELLKYSPIVTGIVSTKGPRHCPSLDRKIMNFPDKTDHQIFLEQESRESDEIYVNGFTTAMPPFAQEKLIKTIKGLENAKILRYGYAVEYDFIPARQLNFSLESKIIENLFQAGTINGTSGYEEAAAQGFIAGVNAARKIDGKDPIIISRDEGYIGVLIDDIINKETPEPYRVLPSRAEYRLTLRQDNVFIRLLEKSKEIGLLDKDKLKELEDNIKTISDEIERLKEIKIYPNKENNDILKGINKNSSHNNVMNAFEFLGRQEINYENLKLFIETKDLSEISKEQVEIEAKYRIFIERERNQIEKFKKLENITIPENFNYEIVKGLSNIAISGLSYTKPKNIGQATRISGVTYNDIAILVSILKEVK; encoded by the coding sequence ATGCAAAACTATGATATTATAGTAGTAGGAGCAGGACATGCTGGAGTTGAAGCATCACTTTCAGCAGCAAGACTTGGTAAAAAAGTTGCTCTTTTTACTATATACCTAGATAATATTGCAATGATGAGTTGTAATCCTGCCATAGGTGGACCGGGTAAATCACACATAGTTAGTGAAATAGGTATGCTTGGTGGTCAAATGGCTATACATATAGATAAATATAATTTACAACTTAAAAACTTAAATCATACTAAAGGACTTGCAGCTAAAATAACTAGAGCTCAAGCTGATAAATATTGGTATAGAATTAAAATGAGAGAAATCATAGAAAAAGAAAATAATCTTGATGTAATACAAAATATGGTTGAAGATTTAATACTTGATGATAATAAAAAAATTATAGGGGTAATTGATGCTCTAGGTCTTAAGTATTCTGCAAAAGCAGTAATACTTTGTACAGGGACTTTCTTAAATGGAGAATATATTATAGGAGATGTTAAATATTCTGCTGGAAGACAAGGAGAAAAAGCAAGTAATTCTTTACCAGATAATTTAGTAAAATATGGAATAGAAATGGATAGATATCAAACTGCTACTCCACCTAGAATAGATAAAAAAAGTATGAATTTAGATATATTAGAAAAATTACATGGTGAAACTAATCCAAGATATTTTTCATATATGACTAATAAAACAGATGAAAAGCCACTTGAAACTTGGCTTACATTTACAACAGAAGAAACTATAAAAGTTGGACAAGAATTACTTAAATATTCACCAATAGTTACAGGGATAGTTTCAACAAAAGGACCAAGACATTGTCCATCACTTGATAGAAAAATTATGAATTTTCCTGATAAAACTGATCATCAAATATTTCTTGAACAAGAATCAAGAGAAAGTGATGAAATTTATGTGAATGGATTTACAACAGCTATGCCTCCATTTGCACAAGAAAAACTTATTAAAACTATTAAAGGTTTAGAAAATGCTAAAATTTTAAGATATGGTTACGCTGTTGAATATGATTTTATTCCAGCAAGACAATTAAATTTTTCTCTTGAATCTAAGATTATAGAAAATCTTTTCCAAGCTGGGACTATTAATGGTACTAGTGGATATGAAGAAGCTGCTGCTCAAGGATTTATTGCTGGGGTAAATGCCGCTAGAAAAATAGATGGAAAAGACCCTATTATAATCTCTCGTGATGAAGGATATATAGGCGTATTAATAGATGATATTATAAATAAAGAAACTCCAGAACCATATAGAGTTCTTCCATCTCGTGCAGAATATAGATTAACCTTAAGACAAGATAATGTATTTATTAGATTACTTGAAAAATCTAAAGAAATAGGTCTTTTAGATAAAGATAAATTAAAAGAACTTGAAGATAATATAAAAACTATATCAGATGAGATAGAAAGATTAAAAGAAATAAAAATCTACCCAAATAAAGAAAATAATGATATACTTAAGGGGATAAATAAAAATTCATCTCATAATAACGTAATGAACGCATTTGAATTTTTAGGAAGACAAGAAATAAATTATGAAAATTTAAAATTGTTTATTGAAACAAAAGATTTATCTGAAATTTCTAAAGAACAAGTTGAGATAGAAGCTAAATATAGAATATTTATTGAAAGAGAAAGAAATCAAATTGAAAAATTTAAAAAACTTGAAAATATAACTATTCCTGAAAATTTTAATTATGAGATAGTAAAAGGATTATCAAATATAGCTATAAGTGGTTTAAGTTATACTAAACCAAAAAACATTGGACAGGCAACTAGAATAAGTGGTGTTACTTATAATGATATAGCTATACTAGTTTCTATACTAAAGGAGGTTAAATAG
- a CDS encoding TIGR02206 family membrane protein, producing MFNIITRGEYHLTFFSHDHLKPVFVLLIISIILLLIPYLFKGIEKGKYTTFIGILCLAIKLVDSLYRIHFENDVWYNTMPFNLCNVSLIFAGIFFITRKRLYFNFVYFWFSGAIIAVIIPGFSTYHSSLYVYSFIASHMFEIFAVFYAFIHLDERVTLNGLITSIVGYFGLIGFAFLWNGIYGTNYMFMSDYIIGAVSFIKPFWFYQIALTGLFTLSMLLMYLPFVNNQKEDLEEVII from the coding sequence GTGTTTAATATTATTACCAGAGGTGAATATCATTTAACATTTTTTTCACATGACCATTTAAAACCCGTTTTTGTTTTATTAATAATATCTATTATTTTATTATTAATACCATATTTATTTAAAGGAATAGAAAAAGGTAAATATACAACATTTATAGGTATTTTGTGTTTAGCTATAAAACTTGTAGATTCTCTTTACAGAATTCATTTTGAAAATGATGTTTGGTACAATACTATGCCATTTAATTTATGTAATGTTTCACTTATTTTTGCAGGTATATTTTTTATTACAAGAAAAAGACTTTACTTTAATTTTGTATATTTTTGGTTTTCAGGAGCTATAATTGCTGTAATAATACCAGGATTTTCAACATATCATTCATCATTATATGTCTATTCTTTTATAGCTAGTCATATGTTTGAGATATTTGCAGTATTTTACGCATTTATACATTTAGATGAAAGGGTTACATTAAATGGATTAATAACATCTATAGTTGGTTATTTTGGATTAATAGGATTCGCATTTTTATGGAATGGAATTTATGGTACTAACTACATGTTTATGTCAGATTATATAATAGGAGCAGTAAGCTTTATCAAACCATTCTGGTTTTATCAAATAGCTCTAACAGGACTATTTACTTTATCTATGCTACTTATGTATCTGCCATTTGTAAACAATCAAAAAGAAGATTTAGAAGAAGTTATAATATAA
- the sufB gene encoding Fe-S cluster assembly protein SufB, with product METTKKTYIADIERGIYDVKDEMKHKFTTGKGLDENVVKRISEKKNEPEWMLEKRLHALKIFFEKPMPTWSTDLSDLDINEIVHYLETESENMNSSWEDVPEYIKKTFDRLGIPEAEKKSLAGVGAQYDSNVVYHSLNEELKSKGVIYTDIETAIVEHEELIKKYFMTLIKPEDHKFAALHGAVWSGGSFVYVPKGVKIEKPLQSYFRLNASESGQFEHTLIIVEEGAELHFIEGCSAPKYYRNALHAGAVELFVAKNAKLRYSTIENWSKNLYNLNTKRAIVEEHGTIEWISGSFGSRVTNLYPMSILNGVGASCEFTGVTFAAAGQFLDTGCKIIHAAPYTTSNVSSKSISKNGGGAFYRSLLKVVPGAHHCKATAECESLMLDNNGSASHTMPIIEVNTDDIDIGHEASIGRISDEAIFYLMSRGLSEDEAKLMIIRGFVEPISKELPLEYAVELNKLIELELEGTIG from the coding sequence ATGGAAACTACAAAAAAGACATATATTGCTGATATTGAACGTGGAATATATGATGTAAAAGATGAAATGAAGCATAAGTTTACTACAGGAAAAGGATTAGATGAAAATGTAGTTAAAAGAATATCTGAAAAGAAAAATGAACCTGAATGGATGCTTGAAAAAAGATTACATGCTTTAAAAATATTTTTTGAAAAACCTATGCCTACTTGGAGTACTGACCTTTCAGATTTAGATATAAATGAAATAGTTCATTATTTAGAAACTGAGTCAGAAAACATGAATTCTTCTTGGGAAGATGTCCCAGAATATATTAAAAAAACTTTTGATAGATTGGGTATACCTGAGGCAGAAAAAAAATCTCTTGCAGGAGTTGGAGCCCAATATGATTCAAATGTAGTTTATCATAGTTTAAATGAAGAATTAAAATCAAAGGGAGTTATATATACAGATATAGAAACAGCTATAGTTGAACATGAGGAATTAATAAAAAAATATTTCATGACTTTAATTAAACCAGAAGATCATAAATTTGCTGCATTACATGGTGCAGTTTGGTCAGGAGGGTCTTTTGTTTATGTACCTAAAGGAGTAAAGATTGAAAAACCATTACAATCATATTTTAGATTAAATGCTTCAGAGTCAGGACAATTTGAACATACTTTAATTATAGTTGAAGAGGGGGCAGAATTACATTTCATTGAGGGGTGTTCAGCACCTAAGTATTATAGAAATGCTTTACATGCAGGAGCAGTAGAATTATTTGTTGCTAAAAATGCTAAATTACGTTATTCAACTATAGAAAATTGGTCAAAAAATTTATATAACCTAAATACAAAAAGAGCTATAGTAGAAGAACATGGAACTATAGAGTGGATATCAGGTTCTTTTGGTTCACGTGTTACTAATCTATACCCTATGAGTATATTAAATGGTGTTGGTGCATCTTGTGAATTTACAGGAGTTACTTTTGCTGCAGCTGGTCAATTTTTAGATACAGGTTGTAAAATTATACATGCAGCACCATATACTACTTCAAATGTGTCATCAAAATCTATTTCAAAAAATGGTGGTGGAGCTTTTTATAGATCACTTCTTAAAGTAGTTCCAGGAGCTCATCACTGTAAAGCAACAGCAGAATGTGAGTCATTAATGCTTGATAATAATGGGTCAGCATCTCATACTATGCCAATAATAGAGGTAAATACTGATGATATAGATATAGGTCATGAGGCAAGTATAGGAAGAATAAGTGATGAGGCAATATTTTACTTAATGAGTAGAGGACTTTCAGAAGATGAGGCTAAATTAATGATAATAAGAGGGTTTGTAGAACCAATATCTAAGGAATTACCTCTTGAATATGCAGTTGAACTTAATAAGTTAATAGAATTAGAATTAGAAGGGACTATAGGGTAG
- a CDS encoding SufS family cysteine desulfurase, translating to MDEIKKDFPIFKKRDIAYLDNASTTQKPQEVINEIYNYYLETNGNAGRGSHELSMINQAIMESTRKKVANFVGVSDEKNIVFTKGSTEGLNIIAFGYALENLSEGDEIVLAISNHHSNIVPWQEVARIKKLKIRYLYLDKFGNLDIRELPYLFNSKTKIISISSVVNTTGVIQNFREVIEMAHRYDVKVVLDCAQSIAHFKHEFEKWDVDFAVFSGHKMFSVQGVGILYGKMELLKDTRPFIYGGDMVEYVEESGSSYKESPYKFEGGTQNVEAILSLVKAIEYIEKIGYERLQKSEEKLMMYATFAINTLDFVETYYTENVEKVGIIAFNVKGVHSHDTAFILDNKGVAVRSGQHCTAPLLSFMGINSCCRVSLGVYNDEKDIDRLIEGLFEVKKIFER from the coding sequence ATGGATGAAATAAAAAAAGATTTCCCTATATTTAAAAAAAGGGATATAGCATATTTAGATAATGCTTCAACTACACAAAAACCACAGGAAGTTATAAATGAGATATATAATTACTATTTAGAAACTAATGGTAATGCTGGTAGAGGCTCTCATGAACTTTCTATGATAAATCAAGCTATAATGGAATCTACTAGAAAAAAAGTGGCAAATTTTGTAGGTGTAAGCGATGAAAAAAATATAGTTTTTACAAAGGGAAGTACTGAGGGATTAAATATTATAGCTTTTGGTTACGCACTAGAAAATTTAAGTGAGGGAGATGAAATAGTACTTGCAATATCTAATCATCATTCTAATATAGTTCCATGGCAAGAAGTGGCTAGAATAAAGAAATTAAAAATAAGATATCTTTATTTAGATAAATTTGGTAATTTAGATATTAGAGAACTTCCTTATTTATTTAATTCTAAAACTAAAATAATAAGTATTTCAAGTGTTGTAAATACAACTGGTGTAATACAAAATTTTAGAGAAGTTATAGAAATGGCTCATAGATATGATGTGAAAGTAGTGCTTGATTGTGCCCAATCTATAGCTCACTTTAAACATGAATTTGAAAAATGGGATGTAGATTTTGCAGTATTTTCAGGGCATAAAATGTTTTCAGTTCAAGGTGTTGGAATACTTTATGGTAAAATGGAATTACTAAAAGATACTAGACCTTTTATTTATGGTGGAGATATGGTTGAATATGTAGAAGAAAGTGGATCAAGTTATAAGGAAAGTCCATATAAGTTTGAGGGTGGAACTCAAAATGTAGAAGCAATTTTAAGCTTGGTAAAGGCTATAGAATACATAGAAAAAATAGGGTATGAAAGACTACAAAAGTCAGAAGAAAAACTTATGATGTATGCTACTTTTGCAATTAATACATTAGATTTTGTGGAAACATATTATACAGAAAATGTTGAAAAAGTAGGAATAATTGCATTTAATGTTAAAGGTGTTCATTCACATGACACGGCTTTTATACTAGATAATAAAGGTGTTGCAGTTAGATCTGGACAACATTGTACAGCTCCATTACTTTCATTTATGGGAATAAATTCATGTTGTAGAGTTAGTTTAGGAGTGTATAATGATGAAAAGGATATAGATAGATTAATTGAGGGTTTATTTGAAGTGAAAAAAATATTTGAAAGATAA